The genomic stretch TGGGTCAAAAGTCTGGGACAGTGCTATGCTATGAGACTCACAAGGTGTTGAATCAGGGCTGTGGGCTCGTCTGTGGCTCTGTCCATGGGCATTTCACGTCATGGTTCTTTGCTTCTTCAAGGTCAgctgaattctctctctctggtctgtTAAGTAGGAGTCTTATATGACATAAGGTAACACTTAGAATGACAGCCCATTACTTTTGCCATGTTGTGTAGGTTAGAAGAAAATCATGGGTTTCACCCACATTTGAAGGGCAGGGATTATATAGCCTGGAGATCATGGGTCCATCTTGGAGTTCTATCTACTACAGACAGCTCCTGGAGGCTCCATAGGTCTAGGGGGCAGAATGTGGACTTGGAGACAGGAAGCCCTATGTTTACCTCTGACTGTGTATATGTCACATGGCCCTGAGCCTTTGTCTTCCCCTCCGTGGtgttctcagtttcctcatctgtagccTGAGGATAGTATCTACCATTGTCTGTTGTATGATTGGGTGGGGTATTTGTAAAGTGAATGGGACTTAGATAATGGGAGCAATTATTATAGAGAATCCAAATACCACCTGTCACTTTGAATTCTACCCATGGTTCCTCAGTTGGGGGTGTTCTGATTTTAGGTTCTGGGTTCAGAAACTACCATTAGGCTACATACCCATCCCAGGAGCTCACCATTATTGTAGTGGATGCCACAGTGATGACCCAGAGCATAGGACGGTGCACTCAGACTAGTGCCCACATCTCAACTACTCATGCCCACTCCCTACTTTTCTGTCCCTCTCAGCTCTAGGGGTGTTCCTTTGCCAAGACCCCACACCCCATATTACAACTCTTGGCTTCTCATCAACCTACCCCAGAGTCCCCTTTGAAGAGGAGCAGAGCTTAAGGTGGCAGACCCCACCCTAATGACTTCTTCCTATTTCCCCCAGAGTTGGAAAGCAACCCAGAGATCTGGGTCAACACCAGCTCTGTGGTAGAGGACGTGGATTCTGTGGCTGCCATTTGCTACACCAATGCCACCAATATCAGGTGGTATGTGGATTACACACTGGTATCCAGCAATGACCGGATGACAATCTCCCCGGACCTCCAGACCCTCATCATCCACAGGGTCACCCGCCGAGACAGAGCACTTTATTGTGAGATAGATACTATCATGGAGATTCCTCGGAGGAGTGAAATTCTCTCTCTAACTGTGGCCTGTGAGTGGTCTGGGGCCATGAGAGTGATGCCAGTGGTGGGCACAGGGCCTTCCAGTGACATAACAATAAGACAGGCAGAACTAGAGAGAGGAAACACCATGAGCCAGCCCATGGACCAGtggatctgggtttgaatctcagctctttGGACTTAGAATCACCCTCACTGCACAGAACAATCTGCTATTTAAAACAGGGACCCTAATTCCTACTCCTCAGATTAGAAATAGTGCGAAATTTGTTCAGAGCTGGCTTTTGTAAAGAGGAGACTGCTTACAACTAATAGTCTCTTAAAAAATGAcagtttattaaatattcaaatcCCACATTCTCTTGAGCCTTCagatttattgatctttttattcTGGTTTTCTAAATTTGGTAAAATCcccttcatttttcctttgtagtcAGATTGAACTGACTGCACTCTTAAACAGACAGTTCTATTTTAAAGCTAAATGAAAGTCTCacacattctcttttctccataatCCTTTGATTTCCTGCCAAGGCAAGTATACAACCTAGCCAGACCTCCCCAAAATCTCAAACAGGTCTTGTAAGTCAAAGACATTGACTTATAAATACAATGAACCTTGGGTCTTTCCAACATTCTGGGACTTTTCACATTTACCAAACTCTTTCACATCTTTCCACTGTGAAAAAGCACAAGTCTTGAATGTTTTTCACACCTTAATCTAAAAACACACAGAATCTGATGTGTTGCTTCTATTCGTATTTTATTGTGACATGAAGAGCTATCATGGGGCTGGCTCATAGTAGGTGCTTGATAACAGAAGATGTTGTAATTATAGTTGTGTTGTTGGCACAGTTGCCTTGTGTGTGTTGGGTCTAGGGGATAATTGGGGTGCAGCGTAGGGGCACCTCCTGGTCAAGGAGGACTACATGTGGGCTGAGGGAAAGAGACAAGGTCCCAAGGTCAGAAACATAGCTCTGGtctcctgctctgtctctgcAGATGGGCCAGATGAAGTGTTGCTGAGTACCAGTCCCAGTATCTTCAAAGGTGTCCTATCTGCTAAGATAGGCTCCCAGGTGGATATGGCGTGTACTGCCTTTTCTGTTCCAAGTCCCAAGTATCATTGGAGCCACAATGGCTCTCTCCTAAGCTTCTCAGATGCAAGCATCACTCTCCCAAGTCTGGCCTGGGAACAGATGGGCAGATACAGATGCATCGTGGACAACCCCGTGACCCAGCTGACGATGTACAGAGAATTCCAGATCCAGACACCCCGTGAGTACAGCAGCTCCCCTCTGGGGCTCATGCTCCCCAAATCTTCTCCTcccaatgcttttattttttaaagattttatttatttattcatgagagacacaaagagataggcagatacatagacagaggcagaagcaggctccctgcagggagcccaatgcgggacttgatccgaggaccccagaatcatgctctgagctgaaagcagatgctcagccgctgagccacccaggcatccctcaactcCATGCTTTTGCCTAAATAGTGCCTGTCATTGTGAATGCCATCTCCACCTTGCAATGCCATGCTTACAATGGTTGAGTAAAATGTCCCCATCCTCTAAGGTCCAAGTCCAAAGCTGCCTCCTCTATGAAGCCCTCAGAGACCTCAGGTCAGAGCAAGGGTGGATCCCTGGAAGATATGGTCAGCCAACATTCACTgggcacttactgtgtgccagccacCATTCTAACCTGTATGACCCTCACAGCGACTGTTGTTAACACCACCTCCacttacagataagaaaaatgagcTATGGGAAGTTGGAGCGCTTTATTCAAGATTCCAGTTCCAATCAACAGAAGAGGCTGGGTTCAAACTCTGGCAATCCAACCTCACAGCCTATGTCCACAGCTATTTTGCTTGATTGCCTCAATATGAGAAAGTAGAAAGGTCAGGGGAAGCGGAGATCTGTTGTGGATGTGATGTCTGGAACTTAGCTTGGGAATGAATGTATATATAGGAAGagctcctctctgagcctcagtttccctatatgTAGTGTCGAGATTAAAAGGGTCCCTATATGACAGGGTTTCTGGTAGAATTAAATCAGACAATGCGTGAGAATCTATCAGCCTGGCTTGTCCTAGAGAAAGCCACATACACAACTGAATGTGGGCTGAAGACATTTATTCTGGTCACTCCACACTATTTACTAAAGCATCTGCTACACACTAGACATGACCAACCAACTGTGAATGATTATGCACCAACTGATTTACACCTTTCTTACTCCACTGGACTGTGAGCTTCAGGAGGATAGAAGCTGGGAGAGCTGTTTGCTCACCTTTTGTCCCCAGtgcttagcatggtgcctggcacattgttGGCGCTCAGTGAATACCTGTGCAATAGGTTAATGACCCTGTGTAACCAGCACCCCTGATCCTGTCACTCTATCCCCTTGAGTGGGTTTATTCTTTTTCAGAGTACTTCTTGCAGCCTGCAATCATATCAGACATCTCTTTGCTTTGTCGTCAACTGTCCACTTCCCAGCTGGAATGCCAGCCCCATGAGGGCAAgaagtttgttttgttcactgaattCCTAGCACTTAGAACATATCAGATGTTGATTGATAAATCTCTGAAGAACAGATGTGTGGTGAACGAAGGGTTGAGTGGTGGTATTCCTGACCCCCTTGTATCCTCTTCTCCAGGGAACATTCCTGTTGTTGTAAACAGAGGTTTCTACATCTCAGGAGCCAAAGTGGTGTGGCTCATTGTGATGATAGTCCTGGGCAGCCTCTACATCTGTGGAATCCTGATCTACGGCTTGATCAGCAATTTATCCATCAGGT from Canis aureus isolate CA01 chromosome 1, VMU_Caureus_v.1.0, whole genome shotgun sequence encodes the following:
- the CEACAM18 gene encoding cell adhesion molecule CEACAM18, whose amino-acid sequence is MDPSRPRCRLWRKMVLLASLLACGIHQAFGQMFISPDSLIGVKGFRTVLVLENATQDAQEYSWHRGAEDTVENMIVSYKPPFNSWLSGPMFSGRENVTRLGDLVIRRSAFSDTGNYTVRVDTGNETQRATGWLEIQELESNPEIWVNTSSVVEDVDSVAAICYTNATNIRWYVDYTLVSSNDRMTISPDLQTLIIHRVTRRDRALYCEIDTIMEIPRRSEILSLTVAYGPDEVLLSTSPSIFKGVLSAKIGSQVDMACTAFSVPSPKYHWSHNGSLLSFSDASITLPSLAWEQMGRYRCIVDNPVTQLTMYREFQIQTPRNIPVVVNRGFYISGAKVVWLIVMIVLGSLYICGILIYGLISNLSIRRSQLNEC